From Gemmatimonas sp., a single genomic window includes:
- a CDS encoding aspartate carbamoyltransferase catalytic subunit, giving the protein MAGPLGKDLLGLAPLSADQIRLVLDTAVPFREISERAIKKVPTLRGATIVNLFFEASTRTRISFEFAEKRLSADTVNVASAGSSVSKGETLVDTARNLEAMKIDMVVIRHGASGAAQFLAERIESNVINAGDGTNEHPTQGLLDILTLRNHLGDLTGRRICIVGDVLHSRVARSNIWGLTKLGAEVAVCGPRSLLPSAIGEMGVTVFDRIEEAVEWADAFNVLRLQLERMQAGYIPSLREYNRVYGVTRARLEKAPRDILILHPGPMNRGVEIDSDVADGPHSVILDQVTNGVAVRMAVLYLLAGGKPELAEAAKKGGA; this is encoded by the coding sequence ATGGCCGGCCCGCTCGGTAAGGATCTCCTCGGACTCGCGCCGCTCTCGGCCGATCAAATCCGCCTCGTACTCGACACCGCGGTGCCGTTTCGCGAAATCTCCGAGCGCGCGATCAAGAAGGTGCCCACGTTGCGCGGCGCCACGATCGTCAACCTGTTCTTCGAAGCGTCTACGCGCACCCGCATTTCGTTCGAATTCGCCGAGAAGCGACTGAGTGCCGATACGGTCAACGTCGCGTCGGCGGGATCGAGCGTCTCGAAGGGCGAAACGCTGGTCGATACGGCGCGCAATCTCGAGGCGATGAAGATTGACATGGTGGTCATCCGCCATGGCGCATCGGGAGCCGCGCAGTTCCTGGCCGAACGGATCGAGTCCAACGTCATCAACGCCGGCGACGGTACGAACGAGCACCCCACACAGGGATTGCTCGATATTCTTACGCTGCGCAATCACCTCGGCGATCTCACCGGACGCCGCATCTGCATCGTCGGTGACGTGCTCCATTCGCGTGTCGCTCGCTCCAACATCTGGGGCCTCACCAAGCTCGGCGCTGAAGTCGCTGTGTGCGGTCCGCGCTCATTGCTGCCCAGCGCCATCGGCGAGATGGGCGTGACCGTGTTCGATCGCATCGAGGAGGCAGTCGAGTGGGCCGATGCGTTCAATGTCCTGCGGTTGCAGCTCGAGCGCATGCAAGCTGGCTACATCCCGTCGTTGCGCGAATACAATCGCGTGTACGGCGTTACCCGCGCGCGGCTCGAGAAGGCGCCGCGCGATATCCTCATCCTGCACCCTGGCCCGATGAATCGCGGCGTGGAAATCGACAGTGACGTGGCCGATGGGCCGCACTCGGTGATCCTCGATCAGGTCACCAATGGCGTGGCGGTCCGCATGGCCGTTCTGTATCTGCTGGCCGGCGGCAAGCCGGAACTCGCCGAAGCGGCGAAGAAGGGAGGCGCATGA
- a CDS encoding pseudouridine synthase, which translates to MTKPPKKTAAEKKGEYRRGTQKKTPKGPSARGAAARAANDKRGVPSVAKPKPPRERSVRDAESRDTAPRDTAPREKPVRDRSGAGSSKRRVKPQRSADAPPSKAGGTVKADREGPMRVQRALARAGVVSRRGADQAVAEGRVQVNGAIATVGQVVDPFRDVIVLDGTPVITRVTSHTWIVVHKPAAVMTTRKDPEGRTTVFDLVDDVPGLVYVGRLDFMTEGVLLLTTDGRAAHALTHPSNEVERTYVATVRGDAVTAAKVARRGVQLEDGLVVPREVVAHPLGGRRWALEITIAEGKTHEVRRLCDALELEVERLVRTRFGPVRLGDLPPGGARALNSTEREVLEALMVGGK; encoded by the coding sequence GTGACCAAGCCCCCGAAGAAGACGGCCGCCGAGAAGAAGGGCGAGTACCGCCGCGGCACACAGAAGAAAACACCCAAAGGCCCCTCGGCTCGTGGGGCCGCCGCTCGCGCTGCCAACGACAAGCGCGGGGTCCCGTCGGTCGCCAAGCCAAAGCCCCCGCGTGAGCGGAGCGTGCGCGATGCGGAGTCGCGCGACACCGCGCCACGCGACACCGCACCACGCGAGAAGCCGGTGCGCGATCGGAGTGGAGCGGGGTCCTCCAAGCGTCGTGTCAAGCCGCAGCGCTCGGCCGATGCGCCGCCCTCCAAGGCCGGTGGCACCGTCAAGGCCGACCGCGAAGGCCCCATGCGCGTGCAGCGGGCCCTCGCCCGGGCCGGCGTGGTGTCGCGCCGCGGTGCCGACCAGGCCGTGGCCGAAGGACGCGTGCAGGTCAACGGAGCGATCGCGACCGTCGGACAGGTCGTTGATCCCTTCCGCGACGTCATCGTGCTCGATGGGACGCCGGTCATCACGCGCGTCACGTCGCACACCTGGATCGTGGTCCACAAGCCGGCGGCGGTCATGACGACCCGCAAGGATCCCGAGGGACGCACCACCGTGTTCGATCTCGTCGACGACGTTCCGGGACTCGTGTACGTGGGGCGCCTCGATTTCATGACCGAAGGCGTGCTGCTGCTCACCACCGACGGTCGCGCCGCGCACGCGCTCACACACCCCAGCAATGAGGTGGAGCGCACGTACGTCGCCACGGTGCGCGGTGATGCCGTCACCGCCGCCAAGGTCGCCCGCCGCGGTGTCCAGCTCGAAGACGGACTGGTCGTCCCCCGTGAGGTGGTCGCCCACCCGCTCGGCGGACGTCGCTGGGCCCTCGAGATTACCATCGCCGAGGGCAAGACGCACGAAGTCCGTCGCCTCTGTGATGCGCTCGAACTCGAAGTGGAGCGCCTGGTGCGCACGCGGTTCGGTCCCGTGCGGCTCGGGGATTTGCCACCGGGCGGGGCCCGGGCCCTCAACAGCACCGAGCGCGAAGTACTCGAAGCCCTCATGGTCGGCGGCAAGTAG
- a CDS encoding ATP-grasp domain-containing protein, with translation MSKTVLMLTPGFPGEMPLFTRGLSEQGATVLGVSNTSVQDLPHIARQHLTDYLQAPDLFTNPTVAIEQIRRWLGSRTVDRVCCLWEPGVEIAAQIREALGVPGQSYQQSLRFRNKDLMKQALAEGGVRVPHHAIASTPAEVWAAAEQVGYPLIIKPIAGAGSMDTFRCDDAADVTKAIAQLGHIAVVDVEEFIDGEEFTYDTVCAGGDIKYFHIAFYRPRPLIARTNEWISPQTLTYKNVDDPKLAGGRAMGEQVLKVLGYDTGFTHMEWYLKADGEAVFGEVAARPPGARTVDLMNYSGDMDLFNGWAEAELHGTFSQKIERKYNTACITKRAHGQGRIQRIEGLEQLRQRFGDAICVVDLLPIGAQRRDWKSTLLSDGYLTIRHPDWETTMAMADAVGTDLNLYAG, from the coding sequence GTGTCCAAAACCGTGTTGATGCTGACCCCGGGATTCCCCGGTGAAATGCCGCTCTTCACGCGTGGCCTCTCCGAGCAGGGCGCCACCGTGTTGGGTGTCTCGAATACGTCGGTGCAGGATCTGCCGCACATCGCGCGACAGCACCTGACCGACTATCTGCAAGCGCCCGATCTCTTCACGAATCCGACGGTCGCCATCGAGCAGATCCGCCGCTGGCTCGGCTCCCGCACAGTGGATCGCGTCTGCTGTCTCTGGGAACCGGGCGTCGAGATTGCGGCGCAGATCCGGGAAGCCCTCGGCGTGCCGGGTCAGTCGTATCAGCAGTCGCTCCGCTTCCGGAACAAGGATCTCATGAAGCAGGCGCTCGCCGAAGGTGGTGTGCGGGTGCCGCATCATGCGATCGCCAGTACGCCGGCCGAAGTCTGGGCCGCGGCCGAGCAGGTCGGGTATCCCCTCATCATCAAGCCCATCGCCGGCGCCGGCTCCATGGACACGTTCCGTTGCGATGATGCGGCCGATGTGACGAAGGCGATCGCGCAGCTCGGGCACATCGCCGTTGTCGACGTCGAGGAGTTTATCGACGGCGAGGAGTTCACGTACGACACCGTCTGCGCTGGCGGTGACATCAAATACTTCCACATCGCCTTCTATCGCCCGCGGCCGCTCATCGCCCGGACCAACGAGTGGATCTCGCCGCAGACGCTCACGTACAAGAACGTCGATGATCCGAAGCTCGCCGGTGGTCGCGCCATGGGTGAGCAGGTGCTCAAGGTGCTTGGCTACGACACCGGCTTTACCCACATGGAGTGGTATCTCAAGGCTGACGGTGAAGCCGTGTTCGGCGAAGTGGCGGCCCGTCCGCCCGGCGCGCGCACGGTGGATCTGATGAACTACTCCGGTGACATGGATCTCTTCAACGGGTGGGCCGAGGCAGAGCTCCACGGCACCTTCTCGCAGAAGATCGAGCGGAAGTACAACACCGCCTGCATTACAAAGCGGGCGCACGGGCAGGGCCGTATCCAGCGCATCGAAGGGCTCGAACAGCTCCGTCAGCGCTTCGGGGACGCGATCTGCGTCGTCGATCTCCTCCCGATCGGCGCTCAGCGGCGCGATTGGAAGAGCACGCTGCTGTCCGATGGATACCTCACGATCCGGCATCCCGATTGGGAGACCACGATGGCGATGGCCGACGCCGTCGGCACCGACCTGAACCTCTATGCGGGCTGA
- a CDS encoding ATP-grasp domain-containing protein, producing MFVIFVCPIFSPAATQMIEAALNVPHVRLGVIAQQPLTALAPNVAAGLAAHWQVDDVTNTASLEQAVRALGATHGAIARCFGAYEQLQQPLATVRERLGIPGLSSEAAHNFRDKARMKDALRAAGVPVARHRLIASRDDALAFIAEVGFPIVLKPPAGAGAIATQRIRDVASLDAMLANYRATPANPMLAEEFLRGTEYSLETVSIDGTAIWHSLTRYGPTPLDVVENSWIQWTVLLPREVDAPEFDDIRAVGAKALAALGMGTGVSHCEWFRRDDGTIAISEIAARPPGANITTMISRAHDIDFVAAWVRLMINGTFDPPVRRFAVGTAYLRGQGTGQVRTVEGLESVQEQFGALICDSRLPYPGQHPTGSYEGEGYIIVRHPDTTMVQNALQRIVSSVRVRLG from the coding sequence ATGTTCGTCATCTTCGTTTGTCCCATCTTCTCGCCAGCGGCCACTCAGATGATCGAGGCCGCGCTCAACGTGCCGCACGTACGACTGGGCGTCATTGCGCAGCAACCGCTCACCGCACTGGCGCCGAATGTCGCGGCGGGACTGGCTGCGCACTGGCAAGTAGACGACGTCACGAATACGGCCTCGCTCGAACAGGCGGTGCGCGCCCTTGGCGCCACGCACGGGGCGATTGCGCGGTGCTTCGGCGCCTACGAACAGCTGCAGCAGCCGCTGGCCACGGTGCGCGAACGGCTTGGCATTCCGGGGCTCAGCAGCGAGGCCGCGCACAACTTTCGCGACAAGGCGCGCATGAAGGATGCGTTGCGGGCGGCGGGCGTGCCGGTTGCGCGACATCGGCTGATCGCCTCCCGCGATGATGCTTTGGCCTTCATCGCCGAGGTCGGATTCCCTATCGTGCTCAAGCCGCCCGCGGGCGCTGGCGCGATTGCGACCCAACGCATCCGCGACGTAGCGTCCCTCGACGCGATGCTTGCCAACTATCGCGCCACGCCCGCCAATCCGATGCTCGCCGAGGAATTCCTGCGAGGCACCGAGTACTCGCTGGAAACGGTGTCGATCGACGGCACCGCGATCTGGCATTCGCTCACCCGATACGGTCCCACGCCACTCGACGTCGTCGAGAACTCATGGATCCAGTGGACCGTGTTGTTGCCACGCGAGGTCGACGCCCCCGAGTTCGATGACATCCGCGCCGTCGGCGCGAAGGCATTGGCGGCGCTGGGCATGGGGACCGGGGTGTCGCACTGCGAATGGTTTCGCCGCGACGATGGCACCATCGCCATCAGTGAGATCGCCGCACGTCCCCCCGGCGCTAACATCACGACCATGATCTCCCGGGCGCACGACATCGATTTCGTCGCAGCCTGGGTCCGTCTCATGATCAACGGCACGTTCGATCCGCCCGTGCGGCGCTTCGCCGTTGGCACCGCGTATCTGCGAGGGCAGGGCACGGGCCAGGTGCGCACCGTCGAAGGCCTCGAGTCCGTGCAGGAGCAGTTCGGCGCTCTCATTTGCGATTCCCGTCTGCCGTATCCGGGCCAGCATCCCACCGGAAGCTACGAGGGCGAAGGCTACATCATCGTTCGCCATCCCGACACAACGATGGTGCAGAACGCGTTACAGCGTATCGTTTCCAGTGTTCGCGTTCGACTCGGCTAA
- a CDS encoding dihydroorotase: protein MSRDLLLRGGRIVDPSQGMDTIGDVLLRDGRVESCGSGIGTPDGAEVIDVSGLVVTPGMLDVHIHLREPGREDVETIATGAHSAAAGGFTGVCAMPNTKPVTDNQAVVGFVKRQGEAAGYARVYPYGAISVGQKGETLAEIAEMVGAGAVAFSDDGKPVESAQLMRTALEYARAFNVPIAEHCEDMTLARGGSMNEGIMSAKLGLKGIPAEAEEIYVIRDILLAKRTGGHIHLCHLSTKGSVELVRWGKERGINVTSEVCSHHISLTEDAVEGYNTNAKMNPPLRTAADVEALQQGLADGTIDLLVTDHAPHHYDEKEREFADAPNGIVGLETALAINCTYLLHRGVMTMSQMVDAMSCKPAKVFHLPGGTLARGSLGDVTVFDPNRIWTVDPKAFKSKGRNTPYGGRQLTGQARLTVVGGRVVYRAD, encoded by the coding sequence ATGAGCCGGGACCTGCTGCTGCGCGGCGGACGTATTGTCGACCCGTCGCAGGGAATGGACACCATCGGTGACGTGCTGCTACGCGATGGTCGCGTGGAGTCGTGTGGAAGTGGCATCGGAACACCTGATGGCGCCGAGGTCATCGACGTGAGTGGCCTGGTCGTCACCCCGGGTATGCTCGATGTGCATATCCACTTGCGCGAACCGGGCCGGGAAGACGTGGAAACCATCGCCACCGGCGCACACAGCGCGGCGGCCGGTGGATTCACCGGCGTCTGCGCGATGCCGAATACCAAGCCCGTCACCGACAATCAGGCGGTCGTCGGCTTCGTGAAGCGTCAGGGTGAGGCCGCTGGCTATGCGCGCGTGTACCCGTACGGCGCGATCTCCGTGGGGCAGAAGGGCGAGACGCTCGCCGAAATCGCCGAGATGGTCGGCGCGGGCGCCGTCGCCTTCAGCGATGACGGCAAGCCCGTGGAAAGTGCGCAACTCATGCGCACCGCCCTAGAGTATGCGCGCGCCTTCAACGTGCCCATCGCCGAACATTGCGAGGATATGACGCTCGCGCGCGGCGGCAGCATGAACGAAGGCATCATGAGCGCCAAGCTCGGTCTCAAGGGCATTCCAGCCGAAGCCGAAGAGATCTACGTCATCCGCGATATCCTGCTCGCCAAGCGCACAGGCGGCCATATCCACCTGTGCCATCTCAGCACCAAGGGCTCCGTGGAGCTCGTGCGCTGGGGCAAGGAACGCGGCATCAACGTCACGTCGGAAGTGTGCTCGCACCACATCTCGCTCACTGAAGATGCGGTCGAAGGCTACAACACCAACGCGAAGATGAATCCGCCGCTACGGACCGCGGCCGATGTCGAAGCGCTGCAGCAAGGCCTCGCCGACGGCACCATCGACCTGCTCGTCACTGATCATGCACCGCACCACTACGACGAGAAGGAACGCGAGTTCGCCGACGCGCCCAACGGCATCGTCGGTCTCGAGACGGCGCTGGCGATCAACTGCACGTATCTGCTGCATCGCGGGGTCATGACCATGTCGCAGATGGTCGACGCGATGAGCTGCAAGCCGGCCAAGGTCTTCCATCTGCCCGGCGGAACGCTGGCCCGGGGCAGCCTCGGCGACGTGACCGTGTTCGATCCGAATCGCATCTGGACCGTCGATCCGAAGGCGTTCAAGTCGAAGGGCCGCAATACGCCCTACGGCGGCCGCCAGCTCACCGGACAGGCCCGCCTCACCGTCGTCGGTGGCCGCGTCGTGTATCGCGCCGACTGA
- a CDS encoding ScpA family protein: MIAPNFRYAEHSAPSFVVELSHFTGPLDLLLSLIRDEQLDIYDIPIARIAEQFLARISTLGLDEAADYLEMAARLLRIKAQMLLPRADGEEAWEDPRAELVRRLLEYQQMREVVDLLERRGEERRHQFPRRWVPQAADITPINAPLSLSLGELLAAVDRVLRTTKEPALHEVIPRALDVAGAMVTVRAVLAMRRSARWFDMVGRDAEPWQILSVLLALLEMAKLGELRIAQHHAFASVEIRRDAVSEAA; encoded by the coding sequence GTGATCGCTCCGAATTTCCGCTACGCCGAACACTCGGCGCCCTCCTTTGTCGTTGAGCTGAGCCACTTCACCGGCCCGCTCGATCTGCTGCTGTCGCTCATCCGCGATGAACAGCTCGACATTTACGACATCCCCATTGCCCGCATCGCCGAGCAGTTCCTGGCGCGCATCAGCACGCTCGGACTCGACGAAGCGGCCGATTATCTCGAGATGGCCGCCCGACTGCTCCGCATCAAAGCGCAGATGCTGCTCCCGCGGGCCGATGGCGAGGAAGCGTGGGAAGATCCCCGCGCCGAACTCGTACGTCGATTGCTCGAGTATCAGCAGATGCGCGAAGTCGTCGATCTGCTCGAGCGTCGCGGAGAAGAGCGTCGTCATCAGTTCCCGCGTCGCTGGGTGCCGCAAGCGGCCGACATCACGCCCATCAACGCGCCGCTGTCTCTCTCGCTCGGCGAGCTGCTGGCGGCCGTCGATCGCGTGCTGCGCACGACGAAGGAACCCGCGCTGCACGAGGTCATCCCGCGTGCCCTCGATGTCGCGGGCGCCATGGTCACCGTGCGTGCGGTGCTCGCCATGCGGCGTTCGGCCCGTTGGTTCGATATGGTTGGTCGCGACGCCGAGCCCTGGCAGATTCTGTCGGTGTTGCTCGCGTTGCTTGAAATGGCGAAGCTCGGTGAACTGCGGATCGCGCAGCATCATGCCTTTGCCTCTGTGGAGATCCGTCGTGACGCCGTTAGCGAAGCTGCTTGA
- the rpsT gene encoding 30S ribosomal protein S20, giving the protein MPNIKSAKKDLRKSRAAAVRNRAQRSALRTAVKRAKLAAAAADDRLSAVSLLDRAARKGLIHRNAAARQKSKLAKAANAAAA; this is encoded by the coding sequence GTGCCGAATATCAAGTCCGCGAAGAAGGACCTGCGGAAGTCGCGTGCGGCTGCAGTGCGCAATCGTGCGCAGCGTTCGGCGCTGCGTACGGCCGTCAAGCGGGCGAAGCTCGCCGCTGCTGCTGCCGATGATCGCCTGTCTGCCGTTTCGCTGCTTGATCGTGCGGCGCGCAAGGGACTCATCCATCGCAACGCCGCTGCTCGTCAGAAGAGCAAGCTGGCGAAGGCCGCCAACGCCGCGGCCGCGTAA
- the scpB gene encoding SMC-Scp complex subunit ScpB, producing MTPLAKLLEAALFAAPRPIAMEALAALDVESSPAAVAAALDELREHYDVDGHGVELVEQGGGWQILTRAEFAEAIERAQVAVRPQRLSAAALETLAIIAYRQPIGRAEIEEIRGVAVGSVLKSLHERGLIDIVGRSEGIGRPLLYGTTSQFLEQFALRHLEELPRADELAIALRGAGNTAVVPE from the coding sequence GTGACGCCGTTAGCGAAGCTGCTTGAAGCCGCCCTGTTCGCCGCCCCGCGCCCCATTGCCATGGAAGCGCTGGCGGCGTTGGACGTCGAATCGAGTCCCGCCGCAGTAGCCGCGGCGCTCGATGAACTGCGCGAGCACTACGACGTCGACGGACATGGCGTCGAACTGGTCGAGCAGGGAGGCGGCTGGCAGATCCTCACGCGCGCCGAATTCGCCGAAGCCATTGAGCGCGCGCAGGTCGCCGTCCGGCCGCAGCGACTCTCCGCCGCCGCGCTCGAAACGCTCGCCATCATCGCCTATCGCCAGCCCATCGGCCGTGCCGAAATCGAAGAAATCCGCGGCGTTGCCGTGGGCTCCGTGCTGAAGTCGCTCCACGAGCGCGGGCTCATCGACATCGTCGGGCGCAGCGAGGGCATCGGCCGTCCGCTGCTGTACGGAACCACCTCTCAGTTCCTCGAGCAGTTTGCGTTGCGACACCTGGAAGAACTCCCGCGCGCCGATGAGTTGGCGATCGCCCTGCGTGGCGCCGGTAACACAGCCGTCGTGCCGGAGTGA
- a CDS encoding site-2 protease family protein, with protein sequence MDSTQQLVLIAPVLLFSMVAHEYAHGYAAFKQGDMTAYQLGRLTWNPLKHIDPFMTIILPVMLALIGAPIFGGAKPVPVNPRNYRHYRRGDIIVSLAGVATNVAIAILIVPLIVLVGLLGQYVPSLIRPLGVLQQMLAAGIFINLILAAFNLIPIPPLDGSHVFKYLLPPKWSLQYQRLGGVGLLLLFAVLSFARPLVNIWLAPAYILRALAEQFYFPYMLPNPFA encoded by the coding sequence GTGGATTCTACACAGCAACTCGTCCTCATCGCACCCGTGTTGCTCTTCTCGATGGTCGCCCACGAGTATGCGCACGGCTATGCGGCGTTCAAGCAAGGGGACATGACGGCGTACCAGCTCGGGCGCCTCACCTGGAATCCCCTCAAACACATCGATCCGTTCATGACCATCATTCTCCCGGTCATGCTCGCGCTCATCGGTGCGCCCATCTTTGGCGGCGCCAAGCCGGTCCCCGTCAATCCTCGCAACTATCGCCACTACCGCCGCGGCGACATCATCGTCTCGCTGGCCGGTGTCGCCACCAACGTGGCCATCGCCATCCTGATTGTGCCCCTCATCGTCCTCGTAGGGCTGCTCGGACAGTATGTTCCGTCACTTATCAGACCCCTCGGCGTGCTGCAACAAATGCTCGCCGCCGGTATCTTCATCAATCTGATTCTCGCGGCGTTCAATCTGATCCCGATTCCGCCGCTCGATGGATCGCACGTCTTCAAGTATTTGCTCCCCCCGAAGTGGTCGCTCCAGTACCAGCGCCTTGGGGGAGTCGGACTGCTGTTGCTCTTCGCCGTGCTCTCGTTCGCCCGGCCGCTTGTGAATATCTGGTTGGCACCCGCATACATTCTGCGAGCGCTCGCCGAGCAGTTCTACTTCCCGTACATGCTGCCCAACCCCTTCGCGTGA
- the pyrR gene encoding bifunctional pyr operon transcriptional regulator/uracil phosphoribosyltransferase PyrR — protein MPRKPSIVLDARALDRTLRRMADQIVELNAGTDNLVLVGIQRRGVQLAERIVRIIKAQEGVDISSGALDITLYRDDLQTVGPRPVVGTTQLPWTLDDQNVVIVDDVLYTGRTVRAALDELADFGRPARIALAVLIDRGGRELPIHADVIGRKVEVHPGQRVDVFIEELDGRDEVLIAARDDEA, from the coding sequence ATGCCTCGAAAGCCTTCCATCGTCCTTGATGCCCGCGCGCTTGATCGCACGCTGCGTCGCATGGCCGACCAGATCGTCGAATTGAATGCGGGCACCGACAACTTGGTGCTCGTCGGAATCCAGCGCCGCGGCGTGCAACTCGCCGAGCGCATCGTGCGCATTATCAAAGCGCAGGAAGGCGTCGACATCAGCAGCGGCGCCCTCGACATCACGCTCTATCGCGACGACCTGCAGACGGTCGGACCGCGTCCCGTGGTCGGCACTACCCAGCTGCCGTGGACGCTCGACGACCAGAACGTCGTCATCGTCGACGATGTGCTCTACACCGGACGTACCGTCCGCGCGGCGCTCGACGAACTGGCGGATTTCGGACGACCGGCGCGTATCGCTCTCGCCGTGTTGATCGATCGTGGCGGTCGCGAGTTGCCCATTCACGCCGACGTCATCGGTCGCAAAGTCGAAGTACATCCCGGACAGCGCGTCGATGTGTTCATCGAAGAACTCGACGGGCGCGATGAAGTGCTGATCGCCGCGCGCGACGACGAGGCCTGA
- a CDS encoding AAA family ATPase codes for MTTSVAASQDAALVQGVLREVAKRIVGQEYMVERLLIALLTGGHVLLEGVPGLAKTLTVRTLAETVRTSFQRIQFTPDLLPADVVGTQIFDQPTGEFRVKHGPIFANIILADEINRAPAKVQAALLEAMQEKQVTIGGTTYRLAEPFLVLATQNPIEQEGTYPLPEAQVDRFMMKLRVGYPTRAEEKEILRRMAGGESIVVNAIASPEELLDARRRIAELYMDERIVDYIVDLVHATRSPADVGAADLRPLIEFGASPRATISLAQAARAHAFLRGRAFVTPDDVKSIAPDVLRHRVLTSFEADAEGVTSDTIVSRLLAVVEAP; via the coding sequence GTGACCACGAGCGTTGCCGCGTCGCAGGATGCGGCCCTGGTGCAGGGTGTCCTGCGCGAAGTCGCCAAGCGAATCGTCGGACAGGAGTACATGGTGGAGCGCCTGCTGATCGCGCTCCTCACCGGCGGTCACGTGCTCCTGGAAGGTGTGCCGGGACTCGCGAAGACGCTCACCGTGCGCACCCTCGCCGAAACGGTGCGCACGAGCTTCCAGCGTATTCAGTTTACCCCCGACCTGCTCCCCGCCGACGTCGTCGGCACGCAGATCTTCGACCAGCCCACCGGCGAATTTCGCGTCAAGCACGGGCCGATCTTCGCCAACATCATCCTCGCCGACGAAATCAATCGCGCTCCGGCCAAGGTGCAGGCCGCCCTGCTCGAAGCGATGCAGGAAAAGCAGGTCACGATCGGTGGGACCACGTATCGCTTGGCCGAACCGTTCCTCGTGCTCGCCACGCAGAACCCGATCGAGCAGGAAGGCACGTATCCGCTGCCGGAAGCGCAGGTCGACCGCTTTATGATGAAACTGCGGGTCGGCTATCCCACCCGCGCCGAGGAGAAGGAAATCCTTCGTCGCATGGCGGGCGGTGAGAGCATCGTGGTCAATGCGATCGCCTCGCCGGAAGAATTGCTCGATGCCCGACGTCGCATTGCCGAGCTGTACATGGACGAGCGCATCGTCGACTACATCGTCGATCTGGTCCACGCCACGCGCTCGCCAGCCGATGTCGGTGCCGCCGATCTGCGCCCGCTCATCGAATTCGGTGCGTCGCCGCGCGCCACGATTTCACTCGCCCAGGCGGCACGGGCCCACGCGTTCCTGCGCGGTCGGGCGTTCGTCACGCCCGACGACGTGAAGAGTATTGCGCCCGACGTGCTCCGCCACCGTGTGCTGACCTCGTTCGAAGCCGATGCCGAAGGCGTCACCAGCGACACCATCGTTTCGCGACTGCTCGCCGTCGTCGAAGCGCCCTGA
- a CDS encoding class II aldolase/adducin family protein, with amino-acid sequence MAASCIAPTEPTVIDEHGLRVMLAAACRRLHARGLLAGAEGNLSCRLPDGDLLVTASGVDKGAIDHTHVVRVHADGTPCHEERAQALPGDPRTRDTTCRPSSELGMHLACYAARADVRAIVHAHPPAATGFAAAGIPIPADVLPEVPVVVGPIALVPYGRPGTPALADAMRPFLATHEVFLLANHGVTALGTSIEEALLRMETVEQSARILTVARLLGGAQSLPPTEAAVLASLHPRYEDASRTNST; translated from the coding sequence GTGGCCGCGTCGTGTATCGCGCCGACTGAGCCGACGGTGATCGACGAGCACGGACTGCGCGTCATGCTGGCCGCCGCCTGCCGGCGCCTGCATGCGCGCGGCCTGCTGGCCGGAGCGGAGGGGAATCTCTCCTGCCGGCTGCCCGACGGCGATCTGCTGGTCACCGCCAGCGGCGTGGATAAAGGGGCCATCGACCACACTCATGTCGTCCGGGTTCACGCCGACGGCACGCCCTGTCACGAGGAACGAGCGCAGGCGCTGCCGGGTGACCCCCGTACGCGTGACACCACCTGCCGCCCCTCGTCGGAATTGGGGATGCATCTCGCCTGCTATGCGGCTCGCGCCGACGTCCGGGCGATCGTGCATGCCCATCCCCCGGCAGCCACCGGGTTTGCCGCCGCCGGGATCCCAATCCCCGCCGACGTCTTGCCGGAGGTGCCCGTCGTCGTGGGGCCGATTGCGTTGGTGCCCTATGGGCGCCCGGGCACACCGGCCCTCGCCGACGCCATGCGTCCGTTTCTCGCGACCCACGAAGTCTTCCTGTTGGCGAACCACGGCGTCACCGCCCTCGGCACCTCGATCGAGGAAGCGTTACTGCGCATGGAAACCGTGGAGCAATCCGCCCGCATTCTCACCGTGGCGCGCCTGTTGGGCGGCGCCCAGTCGCTCCCTCCAACCGAAGCGGCCGTGCTTGCTTCACTGCATCCCCGGTACGAGGATGCATCGCGGACGAACAGCACCTGA